The following coding sequences lie in one Klebsiella huaxiensis genomic window:
- a CDS encoding nitrate reductase produces MTETRTTCPYCGVGCGVIASLNAQGQVTVRGDERHPANFGRLCVKGAALGETVSLEGRMLFPEVDGERASWPQALAATGSRLRDIIDQHGPQAVAFYASGQLLTEDYYAANKLMKGFIGAANIDTNSRLCMSSAVTGYKRALGADVVPCSYEDVENSDLVVLVGSNAAWAHPVLYQRLVQAKRDNPQMRVVVIDPRRTATCDIADVHLALAPGSDGGLFVGLLNAIAASGGITDDFSDAQQALMLAQEWSIEKVAQFCGLPQQQVADFYGEFIAAPRAITLYTMGINQSASGSDKCNAIINVHLASGKYGRPGCGPFSLTGQPNAMGGREVGGLATMLAAHMNFETDDLQRLARFWGTERLAQTPGLTAVDLFAAIGRGEVKAVWIMGTNPVVSLPDSHAVSDALARCPLVIVSDVVADTDTGRFAHIRFPALAWGEKNGTVTNSERRISRQRAFLPSPGEAKADWWIVARVAQELGFGSAFAWQHSHDVFNEHAALSGFENNGQRAFDIGGLANLSREAWDALEPVRWPVSRSPATWSLHKGWHRDGKLRMVPVAPQPTRATTDAFYPLILNSGRIRDQWHTMTRTGAVPRLMQHIAEPVVEVAAEDAQRYHLLEGELARIRSPNGVMVAKVIISDGQRPGSLFVPMHWNNQFARQGRVNNLLMAVTDPHSGQPESKQVAVAIAAWLPAWKGELFSRQSVPIPASLHWRRRAAQGISHLSLAGDISPRRWLTDWCQLQGWQMQTAGGGGVWNLLAWQDGELMLGWWSDAQEPVIDAEWISAAFRAPPVNAAQRHVLLSGRKGGETIPRGRTICSCFSVGERAISEAIINGCHTPAALGAKLKCGTNCGSCIPELKALLAENLTQA; encoded by the coding sequence ATGACCGAAACCCGGACGACGTGTCCCTATTGTGGCGTGGGCTGTGGCGTTATTGCCAGCCTGAATGCGCAGGGTCAGGTGACTGTGCGCGGCGATGAGCGGCATCCGGCGAACTTTGGTCGCCTGTGCGTTAAGGGCGCGGCGCTGGGTGAAACCGTCTCGCTGGAGGGAAGAATGCTATTCCCTGAAGTCGATGGCGAACGCGCGTCGTGGCCGCAGGCGCTGGCGGCAACCGGTTCGCGTCTGCGGGACATCATCGACCAGCATGGGCCGCAGGCGGTGGCGTTCTATGCCTCCGGACAGCTGCTGACCGAGGATTACTACGCCGCGAATAAGCTGATGAAGGGGTTTATTGGCGCGGCGAATATCGATACTAACTCACGGCTGTGTATGTCTTCGGCGGTCACTGGCTATAAACGTGCGCTGGGGGCGGACGTGGTGCCGTGCAGTTATGAGGATGTGGAAAACAGCGATCTGGTAGTGTTAGTCGGATCGAACGCCGCCTGGGCGCATCCAGTGCTCTACCAGCGGCTGGTGCAGGCGAAGCGCGATAATCCACAGATGCGGGTGGTGGTGATTGACCCGCGACGCACCGCCACCTGCGATATAGCCGATGTGCATCTGGCGCTGGCCCCCGGTAGCGACGGCGGGCTGTTTGTCGGTCTGCTAAACGCCATTGCCGCCAGCGGCGGCATCACGGACGATTTCAGCGACGCGCAGCAGGCGCTGATGCTCGCGCAGGAGTGGAGCATCGAAAAAGTGGCGCAGTTCTGCGGTTTGCCGCAGCAGCAGGTCGCCGATTTCTATGGCGAATTTATCGCCGCCCCGCGCGCTATCACGCTCTATACCATGGGCATTAACCAATCCGCCAGCGGTAGCGATAAATGCAACGCCATCATTAACGTTCACCTGGCGAGCGGAAAATATGGCCGTCCGGGCTGCGGTCCGTTTTCGCTGACCGGTCAACCCAATGCCATGGGCGGGCGTGAGGTGGGCGGACTGGCAACCATGCTGGCGGCGCATATGAATTTTGAAACCGACGATTTACAGCGCCTGGCGCGATTCTGGGGTACCGAGCGGCTGGCGCAAACGCCAGGGCTGACGGCAGTGGATCTGTTCGCCGCTATTGGTCGCGGCGAGGTAAAAGCGGTGTGGATTATGGGCACCAATCCGGTAGTGTCGCTGCCGGACAGTCATGCGGTGAGTGACGCCCTGGCGAGGTGCCCGCTGGTGATTGTCTCGGATGTGGTTGCCGATACCGATACCGGACGCTTCGCCCATATTCGTTTTCCGGCGCTGGCGTGGGGAGAGAAGAACGGCACCGTGACCAACTCTGAGCGGCGGATCTCTCGCCAGCGCGCGTTTCTGCCGTCGCCTGGAGAGGCGAAAGCCGACTGGTGGATCGTTGCTCGCGTGGCGCAAGAGCTGGGCTTTGGCTCCGCCTTTGCCTGGCAGCATTCTCATGACGTATTCAACGAGCACGCCGCGCTGTCGGGTTTTGAAAATAACGGCCAGCGAGCGTTTGATATCGGCGGGCTGGCGAACCTCAGCCGTGAAGCCTGGGATGCGCTGGAACCTGTGCGCTGGCCGGTGAGTCGCAGCCCAGCAACATGGAGTTTGCACAAGGGCTGGCACCGGGATGGCAAGTTGCGTATGGTGCCCGTCGCCCCGCAACCGACCCGGGCGACGACCGATGCGTTTTATCCGCTGATCCTCAACAGCGGACGGATCCGCGATCAGTGGCACACCATGACCCGCACCGGCGCGGTGCCCAGGCTGATGCAGCATATCGCCGAACCGGTGGTGGAGGTGGCAGCAGAAGATGCGCAGCGCTATCACCTGCTGGAAGGTGAATTAGCGCGAATCCGCTCACCGAATGGGGTGATGGTAGCAAAAGTGATTATCAGCGATGGGCAGCGCCCCGGCTCGCTGTTCGTGCCAATGCACTGGAATAATCAATTTGCTCGCCAGGGACGGGTGAATAACCTGCTGATGGCGGTCACCGACCCCCACTCCGGGCAGCCAGAGAGTAAGCAGGTGGCGGTAGCAATTGCCGCCTGGCTTCCAGCCTGGAAAGGCGAACTCTTTTCCCGCCAGTCGGTTCCAATACCTGCTTCGTTGCACTGGCGGCGGCGGGCCGCGCAGGGCATAAGTCATCTTTCTCTCGCTGGGGATATCAGCCCTCGCCGGTGGCTGACCGACTGGTGTCAGTTGCAGGGATGGCAGATGCAGACAGCCGGCGGCGGCGGGGTCTGGAACCTGCTGGCATGGCAGGACGGAGAGCTGATGCTTGGCTGGTGGAGCGATGCGCAAGAACCGGTCATTGACGCCGAATGGATTAGCGCCGCGTTCCGCGCCCCGCCGGTGAATGCCGCCCAGCGTCATGTATTATTGAGCGGCAGAAAAGGCGGCGAAACGATACCGCGCGGGCGCACTATCTGTAGTTGCTTTAGCGTAGGCGAAAGGGCAATAAGCGAGGCAATCATCAACGGCTGCCATACGCCCGCCGCGCTGGGAGCCAAATTGAAATGCGGCACCAACTGCGGTTCTTGTATCCCGGAGCTTAAGGCGCTGCTGGCGGAAAACCTAACGCAAGCCTGA